A stretch of DNA from Heptranchias perlo isolate sHepPer1 unplaced genomic scaffold, sHepPer1.hap1 HAP1_SCAFFOLD_510, whole genome shotgun sequence:
ggcgtgagagagggcgtgagagagagcgtgagagagagcgtgagggagagcgagagagagcgcgagagagagcgcgagagagggcgcgagagagggcgcgagagagggcgtgagagagGGCGTGAGAGGGCGTGAGAGGGGGCGTgagagagggcgtgagagagggcgtgagagggcgtgagagaggcgtgagagagggcgtgagagagagagcgtgagagagagagcgtgagagagagcgtgagagtgtgagagagagagtgagtgagagagtgagtgcgtgagagagcgtgagagagagagcgcgtgagagagagcgtgagagtgaggagagtgagagagagagtgagtgagagagagcgtgagagagagcgagtgagagagcgagtgagagagcgagtgagagagcgagtgaggagagcgagtgagagagcgagtgagagagcgagagagagagagagagagagagagagaaagagagagagtgtgagagagtgagagtgaaagagagagtgtgtgagagagtgagagtgaaagagagagagcgtgagagagagcgtgagagagagcgtgagagagagagagagagtgagagtgagagagtgagagagagagcgcgtgagagagagcgtgagagagagcgagtgagagagcgagtgagagagcgagtgagagagcgagtgagagagcgagtgagagagcgagtgagagcgagagagagagagagagagagagagtgagagagagtgagagtgagagtgtgaaagagagagagagcgttgagagagagagtgtgagagagagtgtgagagtgaaagagagagagcgtgagagagagcgtgagagagagcgtgagagagagcgtgagagagagcgggagagagagcggagagagagcgggagagagagcgggagagagagcgggagagagagcgggagagagagcgggagggagagcgggagggagagcgggagggagagagcgagggagagagcgagggagagagcgagggagagagcgagggagagagcgagggagagagcgagggagagagcgagggagagagcgagggagagagagcgagggagagagagcgagggagagagcgtgagtgagagggagagtgagagagagagtgagagagagagaaagagagagagaaagagagagaaagagagagagaaagagagagagtgtgagagagtgagagtgaaagagagagagcgtgagtgagagcgtgagtgagagagagagtgagagagagagtgagagagagagtgagagagagtgagagagagagcgcatgagagagcgcgtgagagagagcgtgagagagagcgtgagagagagcgtgagagagagcgtgagagagagcgagtgagagagcgagtgagagagcgtgagagagagcgagtgagagagcgtgagagaggagagcgagtgagagagcgtgagagaggagcgagtgagagagcgagagagcgaaagagagagtgagagagagtgagagagagtgagagtgagagagagcgagagagagcgtgagagagcgtgagagagagagagtgagagagagagagagagagagagagagtgagtgagtgagtgagagagagagcgtgagagagtgagagagtgaaagagagagagagtgtgagagagagagtgaaagagagagagtgagagagagtgaaagagagagagagtgtgagagagagagtgagagagagagagtgagagagagagagtgagagagagtgaaagagagagagagtatgagagagagagtgaaagagagagagagtgtgagagagagagtgaaagagagagagtgagagagtgagtgagtgattgagagagtgaaagagagagagagggtgagagagagtgagagcgtgagagagagagagagagtgagagagtgagagagagtgagagagagtgagagcgtgagagagagtgagagcgtgagagagcgtgagagagtgaaagagagagagagtgtgagagagcatgagagagagagtgagagagagagtgagagagagcgtgagagagagagagcgtgagagagagagtgagtgagagtgagagtgagtgagagagagcgtgagagagagagtgagagagagtgagagagagagagagtgaaagagagagtgagagagagagagagagagagagtgagtgagtgagtgagagagtgagagagagtgagtgagagagagcgtgagagagagcgagtgagagagagcgagtgagagagagcgagtgagagagagcgagtgagagagagcgagtgagagagagcgagtgagagagcgagtgagagagcgagtgagagagcgacgtgagagagcgagtgagagagcgagtgagagagcgagtgagagagcgagtgagagagcgagagagcgagagagcgcgagagaggagCGCGGGAGTGAGCGCGGGAGTGAGCGCGGGAGTGAGCGCGGGAGTGAGCGCGGGAGTGAGCGCGGGAGTGAGCGCGGGAGTGAGCGCGGGAGTGAGCGCGGGAAGTGAGCGCGGGAGTAGCGCGGGAGTGAGCGCGGGAGTGAGCGCGGGAGTGAGCGCGGGAGTGAGCGCGGGAGTGAGCGCGGGAGTGAGCGCGGGAGTGAGcgcgggagtgaggggtgagcgcGGGAGTGAGCGCGGGAGTGAGCGCGGAGTGAGCGCGGGAGTGAGCGCGGGAGTGAGCGCGGGAGTGGAGCGCGGGAGTGAGCGCGGGAGTGAGCGCGGGAGTGAGCGCGGAGTGAGCGCGGGAGTGGAGCGCGGGAGTGAGCGCGGGAGTGAGCGCGGGAGTGAGCGCGGGAGTGAGCCTGGGAGTGAGCCTGGGAGTGAGCCTGGGAGTGAGCCTGCGAGTGAGCCTGGGAGTGAGCctgggagtgagcgtgggagtgagcgtgggagtgagcgtggAGTGAGCGTGGGAGGTGAGCGTGGAGTGAGCCTGGGAGTGAGCCTGGGAGTGAGCCTGGGAGTGAGCGTGGAGTGAGCGtggagtgagcgtgggagtgagcgtgggagtgagcgtgggagtgagcgtgggagtgagagagggagtgagagagtgagagagagagtgagagagagagagtgagagagagagagtgagagagagcgtgagagagtgaaagagagagtgagagagtgagagagagcgtgagagagtgagagagtgagagtgagagagtgagagagagagtgaaagagagagtgagagagagtgagagagagcgtgagagagtgagagagtgagagtgagagagtgagagagagagtgaaagagagagtgagagagagtgagagagagagagtgagagagagagagagtgaaagagagagagagtgagagagagagtgaaagagagagagtgagagagagagtgagtgagagtgagagagtgagtgagagagtgaaagagagagagtgagagagagagagagagagtgaaagagagagagtgagagagagagagagagagtgaaagagagagagtgaaagagagagtgtgagagagtgagagagtgaaagagagagagtgagagagagtgagtgagagagtgagagtgagtgagtgagagagtgaaagagagagagagagagtcagagagagtgaaagagagagagtgaaagagagagagagtgtgagagagtgaaagagagagagtgagagtgagtgagagagtgagtgagagtgaaagagagagagagagcgtgagagagtgaaagagagagagagagcgtgagagagtgagagagtgagtaagagagagagcgtgagagagagcgtgagaggtgagcgtggagtgagcgtgggagtgagcgtggagtgagcgtgggagtgagcgtgggagtgagcgtgggagtgagcgtggagtgagcgtgggagtgagcgtgggagtgagagagtgagagagagagagtgagagagagagagtgagagagagagagtgagagagagagagtgagagagagagagtgagagagagcgtgagagagtgagtgagagagtgagtgagagagtgaaaagagagagcgtgagagtgagcgtgagagtgagcgtgagagtgagcgtgagagtgagcgtgagagtgagcgtgagagtgagcgtgggagtgagcgtgggagtgagcgtgggagtgagagagtgagtgagagagtgagagagagcgtgagagagtgagtgagagagtgaaagaagagagcgtgagagtgagcgagagtgagcggtgagcgtgggagtgagcgtgagagtgagagagagtgagagtgagagagagtgagagagagcgtgagagagtgagagagagtgaaagagagagcgtgagagtgagcgagagtgagcgtgagcgtgggagtgagcgtgggagtgagagagtgagtgagagagtgagagagagcgtgagagagtgagtgagagagtgaaagagagagcgtgagagtgagcgagagtgagcgtgagcgtgggagtgagcgtgagagtgagagagagcgagagtgagcgtgagcgtgggagtgagcgtgagagtgagagagagtgagagagagcgtgagagagtgagagtgaaagagagagagagtgtgagagagagagtgaaagagagagagtgagagagagtgaaagagagagagagagtgagagagtgaaagagagagagtgagagagtgagtgagagagtgagtgagtgattaagagagagagcgtgggagagagcgtgggagtgagcgtgggagtgagcgtgggagttgagcgtgggagtgagcgtgggagtgagcgtgggagtgagcgtgggagtgagcgtggagtgagcgtgggagtgagcgtgggaggtgagcgtgggagtgagcgtgggaAGTGAGgcgtgggagtgagcgtgggagtgagcgtgggagtgagcgtgggagtgagcgtgggagtgagcgtgggagtgagcgtgggagcGTGAGCGtggagtgagcgtgggagtgaggcgtgggagtgagcgtgggagtgagcgtgggagtgagcgtggagtgggagtgagtgagcgtgggagtgagagagtgagagagagagtgagagagagagagtgagagagagagtgagagagagagagtgagagagagagagtgagagagagagtgagagagtgaagagagagtgagagagtgagagagagcgtgagagagtgagagagtgagagagagtgaaagagagagtgaaagagagagtgaaagagagagtgagagagagagagtgagagagcgtgagagagagagtgagagagagtgaaagagagagagagtgatagagagagtgaaagagagagagtgagagagagagtgagtgagagagtgagagagagagtgagtgagtgagagagagagtgaaagagagtgaagagagagagagagagtcagagagagtgaaagagagagagtgaaagagagagagagtgtgagagagtgaaagagagagagtgagagtgagagtgagtgagagagtgagtgagagagtgaaagagagagagagagcgtgagagagtgaaagggagagagagagcgtgagagagtgagagagtgagtaagagagagagcgtgagagagagcgtgagagagagcgtgagagaga
This window harbors:
- the LOC137314464 gene encoding uncharacterized protein, whose amino-acid sequence is AHSQAHSQAHSQAHSQAHSQAHSRAHSRAHSRAHSRAPLPRSLRAHSRAHSRAHSRSPSRSPSRSPSRSLSRSLSRSLSRSLS